Proteins encoded in a region of the Inquilinus sp. KBS0705 genome:
- a CDS encoding fumarylacetoacetate hydrolase family protein: MKIIAIGRNYAEHAKELNNPVPTVPVIFMKPDTALLKDNKPFYHPEFSQDIHHEIEIVLKISKEGKHVNEKFAANYFDEIALGIDFTARDIQSKHKEKGLPWELAKAFDGSAPVSNFVPKTQFADIYNINFNLDVNGQAKQVGNTKDLLFSFERIIAFVSQYVTLKKGDLIYTGTPQGVAKVNIGDRLEGYLEGEKLLDFYVK; the protein is encoded by the coding sequence ATGAAAATAATAGCCATAGGCCGTAATTATGCCGAACATGCCAAAGAGCTGAATAACCCTGTACCCACCGTACCCGTTATTTTTATGAAGCCCGATACAGCCTTATTAAAGGATAACAAGCCCTTTTACCACCCCGAATTTTCGCAGGATATACACCACGAGATTGAAATAGTATTGAAAATAAGCAAAGAAGGCAAGCATGTTAACGAGAAGTTTGCCGCCAACTATTTTGACGAAATAGCCTTGGGCATTGATTTTACTGCCCGCGATATACAAAGCAAACACAAAGAAAAAGGCCTGCCCTGGGAACTGGCAAAGGCTTTTGACGGCTCGGCACCGGTGAGCAACTTTGTACCCAAAACGCAATTTGCTGATATTTACAACATTAACTTTAACCTTGATGTTAACGGCCAGGCCAAACAAGTGGGTAATACTAAGGACCTGCTGTTTAGTTTTGAGCGCATTATTGCCTTTGTATCGCAATACGTTACGCTTAAAAAGGGCGACTTGATATACACCGGTACCCCACAAGGCGTAGCAAAAGTGAACATTGGTGATAGATTGGAGGGATATTTGGAAGGGGAAAAGCTTTTAGACTTTTATGTTAAATAA
- a CDS encoding KUP/HAK/KT family potassium transporter yields the protein MSNHKDLQKLSAAGLLISLGIIYGDIGTSPLYVFKAIVGSEHSSFSQQISQTLVLGGVSLIFWTLTLQTTLKYVVITLRADNKGEGGIFSLFSLVRRKAKWLIVPAVIGGCALLADGIITPPITISSAIEGLKTYYPQLPTVQIVIAIIAGLFIIQQFGTSLVGKAFGPIMFIWFSMMGVLGISYIIQMPSILKALNPYYAYHLLTSDYNAFIILGAVFLCTTGAEALYSDLGHCGRNNIRISWIYVKSCLILNYLGQAVWLLQREGTSIDLNINNPFYKIMPEWFLIFGIGIATIAAVIASQALISGSFTLIAEAVRLNLWPKVKINYPSEQKGQLYVPSVNWLLCVGCIGVVLLFKHSAKMEAAYGLSITVAMLMTTILVSKFLQRKKIPAYIIGSFLVVYLFIEGTFLLGNLVKFIHGGWFTLSMGLVLFIIMWTWHTARKIKNRYVKFIEIDDYFKIITELSEDETVPKYASQLVYLTSANFNSEIESKIVYSILQKQPKRADVYWLVHVDVVDEPYKREYEVDFLVPGKLIRIDFKLGFRVEQQINLLFRKVVEDLVKNGEVDITSQYQSLNKHKIVGDFRFVVIEKVLSRSHNLSFYERFIMFIYVQLRKVSLSEERNFGLDLSFVTVEKVPLMLTSPDSVDIQRIMPN from the coding sequence GTGTCGAATCATAAAGATCTGCAAAAACTATCAGCCGCTGGGCTGCTTATTAGTTTAGGAATAATCTACGGTGATATAGGTACATCACCTTTATATGTGTTCAAGGCCATAGTTGGTTCTGAACATTCCAGTTTTTCACAGCAAATATCACAAACATTAGTACTGGGAGGTGTATCGCTCATTTTTTGGACGCTTACCCTGCAAACTACTTTAAAGTATGTGGTGATTACTCTGCGTGCCGATAACAAAGGCGAGGGTGGCATATTTTCGCTTTTCTCGTTAGTTCGCCGTAAAGCAAAATGGCTAATTGTACCCGCTGTAATTGGTGGCTGCGCGCTGCTGGCGGATGGTATTATTACACCGCCTATTACCATATCGTCGGCAATAGAGGGGTTAAAAACATACTATCCGCAATTGCCAACGGTGCAAATTGTTATTGCCATTATAGCCGGCTTATTTATCATACAGCAATTTGGTACATCGCTGGTAGGTAAGGCATTTGGGCCTATCATGTTTATTTGGTTTAGTATGATGGGAGTATTAGGTATATCGTACATTATACAAATGCCATCTATTTTAAAGGCCCTTAACCCATATTATGCCTACCACCTGCTTACGTCTGATTATAACGCCTTTATTATATTAGGTGCTGTTTTCTTATGTACAACAGGGGCCGAAGCGCTATACTCGGATCTTGGCCACTGCGGGCGAAACAATATCCGCATTAGCTGGATTTACGTTAAAAGCTGCCTTATTTTAAACTACCTGGGGCAAGCCGTTTGGCTGTTACAGCGCGAGGGTACATCCATCGACCTTAACATTAATAACCCATTTTACAAAATAATGCCCGAGTGGTTCCTGATATTCGGTATCGGGATAGCTACCATAGCGGCGGTTATTGCATCGCAGGCATTAATATCGGGCTCGTTTACGCTAATTGCCGAGGCTGTTAGGTTAAACCTGTGGCCAAAAGTTAAAATTAATTACCCGTCTGAACAAAAAGGACAGTTATACGTGCCAAGCGTTAACTGGTTGCTTTGCGTAGGTTGTATTGGGGTGGTGCTGTTATTTAAGCATTCGGCTAAAATGGAGGCGGCCTACGGTTTAAGTATCACCGTAGCCATGTTAATGACCACCATACTGGTTTCAAAATTCTTGCAGCGCAAAAAGATACCGGCCTACATCATCGGTTCCTTTTTGGTGGTGTACCTGTTTATTGAGGGTACCTTTTTACTGGGTAACCTGGTTAAATTTATACATGGTGGCTGGTTTACGCTATCAATGGGTTTGGTGCTGTTCATCATTATGTGGACCTGGCACACCGCCCGTAAAATTAAAAACCGCTACGTTAAATTTATCGAGATAGATGATTACTTTAAGATCATCACCGAACTGAGCGAAGACGAAACCGTACCCAAATACGCATCACAATTGGTTTACTTAACCAGTGCCAATTTTAACTCAGAGATAGAATCAAAAATAGTTTACTCGATACTGCAAAAGCAGCCTAAACGCGCCGATGTGTACTGGTTGGTACACGTTGATGTGGTAGACGAGCCTTACAAACGCGAATATGAGGTTGACTTTTTGGTGCCGGGGAAATTGATACGTATCGACTTTAAATTAGGGTTTAGGGTTGAGCAGCAAATAAACCTGTTGTTCAGAAAAGTAGTAGAAGACCTGGTTAAAAACGGCGAGGTTGATATTACAAGCCAATACCAATCGTTAAACAAGCACAAAATTGTAGGCGACTTTAGGTTTGTGGTGATAGAAAAAGTATTGTCGCGGTCGCATAACCTATCGTTTTACGAGCGTTTTATCATGTTTATTTACGTGCAGTTACGTAAGGTAAGTTTATCTGAAGAGCGCAACTTTGGCCTTGACCTAAGCTTTGTTACCGTAGAGAAGGTACCGTTGATGCTTACCTCGCCGGATAGTGTAGATATACAGCGGATAATGCCTAATTAG
- a CDS encoding thioredoxin-dependent thiol peroxidase — MATLKAGEKAPNFTANNQNGEAVSLADFKGKNIILYFYPKDNTPGCTAESCDFRDNYQSLLSKGFEVIGVSVDDEKSHKKFETKYQLPFTLIADTDHKIVEAYGVWVEKSMYGKQYMGTARTTFIINGDGIINKVIDKVDTKASSQQVLDALA; from the coding sequence ATGGCAACTTTAAAAGCAGGCGAAAAGGCCCCAAATTTTACAGCTAATAACCAAAACGGCGAAGCCGTATCATTGGCCGATTTTAAAGGCAAAAACATTATACTATATTTTTACCCAAAAGATAACACACCGGGTTGTACTGCCGAGTCTTGCGATTTTAGGGATAACTACCAATCGCTGCTAAGCAAAGGCTTCGAGGTAATCGGGGTGAGCGTTGATGACGAAAAATCGCACAAAAAATTCGAGACCAAGTACCAGTTGCCATTTACCCTTATAGCCGATACCGACCATAAAATAGTTGAGGCCTACGGCGTATGGGTTGAAAAAAGCATGTACGGCAAGCAATATATGGGTACCGCCCGCACCACATTTATTATAAATGGCGATGGTATTATTAATAAGGTGATTGATAAGGTTGATACCAAGGCATCATCGCAGCAGGTGTTAGATGCGCTGGCTTAA
- a CDS encoding M23 family metallopeptidase, translated as MREKFSSFTASAVKISKILLLFGAISFSANNLHAQQIIQSKTYPKTDFRYPLDLPPSTAGSFGELRASHFHSGLDFKTNQRTGYPVHAVYDGYVSRLRIQYGGFGHALYITHPNGYTTVYGHIQSFTPEMAKYIRDYQYKNQTFEADIPVPAGMFNVHKNDVVAISGNEGASAGPHLHFEIRDTLTQETINPQLFGLTIPDDKPPVISAIGIYHLNGNPFSEKTPHEYLAVTGSGGNYRLANPQVLNLSGNTGFGITANDMNNTSFNRNGIYSIELKLDGKTVYTFAVERFAFDQTHAINAYIDYPAFLTSHRWMQKCFMLPGNRISLFPQSINRGVMVFNDDQLHDVEYIVKDVAGNTSTLALKVRSNTSANDVAPLKPLGTLFKYDQKNEFANDRVKVTIMPGNLYDDLDFIYSELPTKPGALSVTHRIHNKFTPIHDEYTIQIKPDVSLGAYAQKAVIVSATAGCIGGDYEDGYIKATAHAFGDFYIKLDTVPPVIRPINIANGSNMRVAKAINLRMSDNLSGVKSFTGKIDGKWVLMELNYKTKVLSYTFNNDITAGKHKFELTVMDYKNNSSTFTAEFNR; from the coding sequence ATGCGTGAAAAATTTTCCTCTTTTACGGCCTCCGCTGTAAAAATTTCTAAAATATTGTTGCTATTTGGTGCTATATCATTTTCGGCGAATAATTTACATGCTCAGCAAATTATTCAAAGCAAAACTTATCCAAAAACCGATTTCAGGTACCCGCTTGATCTGCCGCCCAGCACGGCCGGGTCCTTTGGCGAATTAAGGGCTAGCCACTTTCACTCGGGGCTGGATTTTAAAACCAACCAGCGTACCGGCTACCCGGTGCATGCCGTTTACGATGGCTATGTGTCGCGCCTGCGCATACAATATGGCGGGTTTGGGCATGCCTTATATATTACCCATCCTAATGGCTATACAACGGTTTACGGGCACATCCAAAGCTTTACGCCCGAGATGGCCAAATACATACGCGATTACCAGTATAAAAATCAAACCTTTGAGGCGGATATTCCGGTACCGGCGGGTATGTTTAACGTACACAAAAACGATGTGGTAGCCATATCAGGTAACGAGGGTGCATCGGCAGGGCCGCACCTGCATTTTGAGATAAGGGATACCTTAACCCAGGAAACCATCAACCCGCAGCTATTTGGCCTTACCATACCCGATGATAAGCCGCCCGTTATATCGGCTATTGGCATATACCATTTAAACGGCAACCCTTTTAGCGAAAAAACCCCGCACGAGTACCTGGCGGTAACAGGCTCGGGCGGTAATTACCGTTTAGCCAATCCGCAGGTGCTTAACCTAAGCGGCAATACCGGCTTTGGTATTACCGCAAACGATATGAACAATACCTCGTTTAACCGTAACGGCATCTATTCAATTGAATTAAAACTGGATGGTAAAACAGTTTACACCTTTGCGGTGGAGCGTTTTGCTTTCGACCAAACCCACGCTATTAACGCTTATATAGATTATCCGGCCTTCCTTACCTCGCACCGGTGGATGCAAAAATGTTTTATGCTACCGGGCAACCGCATATCGCTTTTCCCACAGTCTATCAACCGCGGCGTTATGGTTTTTAACGACGACCAGCTGCACGATGTAGAGTACATTGTAAAAGATGTGGCGGGTAACACCTCTACCCTCGCCCTAAAGGTAAGATCGAATACATCGGCTAATGATGTTGCACCGCTAAAGCCATTGGGTACCTTATTTAAGTACGATCAAAAAAACGAGTTTGCCAATGACAGGGTTAAAGTGACCATAATGCCCGGCAACCTGTACGACGACCTTGATTTTATATACAGCGAATTACCAACAAAACCCGGCGCGCTATCGGTAACACACCGTATCCACAACAAATTTACACCGATACATGACGAGTATACTATCCAGATAAAACCGGATGTTAGCCTGGGTGCCTACGCGCAAAAAGCCGTTATTGTAAGCGCTACTGCAGGTTGTATAGGCGGCGATTATGAAGACGGTTACATAAAAGCAACCGCCCACGCCTTTGGCGATTTTTACATTAAACTGGATACGGTACCGCCCGTGATAAGGCCCATTAACATAGCAAATGGCAGCAACATGCGGGTGGCAAAGGCTATTAATTTACGCATGAGCGATAACCTGTCGGGCGTAAAAAGCTTTACCGGCAAAATAGATGGCAAATGGGTGCTAATGGAGCTGAATTATAAAACAAAAGTATTAAGTTATACCTTTAACAACGATATTACAGCCGGAAAGCATAAATTTGAACTTACGGTGATGGATTACAAAAACAATTCGTCGACATTTACGGCTGAATTTAACAGGTAA
- a CDS encoding T9SS type A sorting domain-containing protein, with protein MGLKYTKLNSFIAVIVLAIAVNFAFAKGVSAQKTDTSYLRSLKSKAQKTSYLKTGLHLALPPLKPAAVSNTKINLSKADDKLLTNVQVYPNPVLVDQTINIKYTISRNAYVNVKIMDMLGNDVVPLLSQRVDFGDQNISYNLSSKLSRGFYFVRIIVGTESVNRRISVL; from the coding sequence ATGGGGCTAAAATATACTAAACTAAATTCCTTTATTGCCGTAATTGTTTTAGCGATAGCTGTAAACTTTGCGTTTGCAAAAGGAGTTAGCGCCCAAAAAACTGATACATCGTACCTGCGTTCGTTAAAATCAAAGGCACAAAAAACTTCGTATCTAAAAACTGGCTTGCACCTTGCCTTGCCACCTTTAAAACCGGCGGCAGTTTCCAACACCAAGATAAACCTGTCTAAAGCTGATGATAAGCTGTTAACCAATGTGCAGGTATACCCAAACCCTGTACTGGTAGATCAAACCATCAATATCAAATACACCATATCGCGCAATGCCTACGTTAACGTAAAAATTATGGATATGCTGGGTAATGATGTTGTTCCGCTGCTATCGCAAAGGGTTGATTTTGGCGATCAAAACATCAGCTATAACCTTAGCAGCAAGCTATCACGTGGTTTTTACTTTGTACGCATAATAGTAGGCACCGAGTCTGTTAACAGGCGCATATCTGTACTGTAA